TAGAAGTTATCCACCCAGGGGTGACTCAGCTGGCTGCAAAAAGAACTCCATTTAAATGGAAGTGTATGGGAAAGTAAGCGTCTTATTCTTACTTAATTTAATGTATAaggtcagtaaacatttccctgaggaCCTAATGGTctcagccattttttttttcaatagaaATTAAAGTCAATTTTGTGCATTTAgctcccatttagaggaaaatagacaaagtATGGCACATCTGAGTGGACGACAGTATGTTTGACAGCTGGCATCATCCTATAGGAGCCTGGTTTCAGGTGATATCTGGGAATTTCAGTTTTCCAAACTGTCAACATTGCACTGGCAGAGCACAAACCTCTAGGTTTCAAAATGATCTTAAACCTAACCATatgttacacactgtgccttAACCTGTCCGCAGTCCTCCAGCCCATCTGATCCTCTTTTTAAGAAACTGCCCATTTTTTATGACTGATCACATCAATGTTTAGGGGTTATTATATAAAGCAAACTTCCATTCCTATTCAGCTCTTCCCAGGTTTTCTCATCTAGCTGAACCGTTTTCCTCTAGATGCCCTAAAAATAACCTCATAACTGCAATTTTATGGATTTTCTTTTAAGTATTAATGTAGTCTTGGTATATTGCCTGCTGTGaagttcagtgaaagtgtgtATTTAGGTGGAGGCTTCAAATAAGTTCTTTATGCACTGTTTGTCATTTGTGTGTATTACATCAGtagacatgaaaacatttcaaataattTTGGTTCAGAAAACGTGTTCCTGATGAAACATAATTGAGAATGCAGTTTAGTTGTGTGGGTCTAATTTTTAGGAGAACTATAGCATAAATATTTGCCCTAagtgaaacaattaaaaaatattttcagcACACTGAATTATCAGAACTGCAAacctaaataattaaaactaaaatatctatctctctctctctctctctatatatatatatatatacagtatacatggtcatatacagtatattacatcATACTCAAAGCCATCACTCGTGCAAATGCATTGCTCACGTTCAGCAGAAACAGTGTGAGGTCTCTGTAGGTGAAATGTTTGCTCCGCTGAGGTTACTGTCCTGTGCGGCAGCATAAACCGACAGGACACTTACCCTCAAACAAAACACTCTGACCTCGAGCTCCAGCCAAGCCCAATTCTGTTCAATAAGAGCATGCAAATTCCTGCTAAAGCACACAGTGTTGTACTGCGTCTGAGTGAcgatctccaacaactacaacctCCTGTTGCACTTCGCAGCGTAACACCAGGATACAGGacttgtgtgtctctcttgCTGCTGATTTAATCTGACTTCCCTGCTTTCTGCAGAATCCATGATCAGTTTCAGTCAAGGATAAAGACAACAGCTTTCCTgtgtaagtacatttttttgtttttccattttcacaaactttaaaacattattattaaccATTATTAACCTTAATAATTCTGCTTTTGGAAGTCTGAAATGTGCTTTGTCTTTGCTCCTCATAGATGAGACAAAATGCCAACTGGATCAGTCAAACTGCAAAGCATTAAAAAACTGGGACAGGAAAACCACAGCTATGAGGTTTCACATGACGGTAATTCTCTATCATCTGAAATTCTGTAATTCAGGATATATTATTTGATTAAGATAAAATGATCAAGATCTACAGAAGTACTTAATGTCTGCACGTTTCATTCTTGCAGAACCAAATGACTCATACATGTAAGTATTATTCATTTGTCAATATTAACagattaaatacaaaaacagctTTGCTGGAGGATATTGTAACACTTTGTTTGAGTAAGGTTTCTGTTCTCTTTCACGCAGGACAATAACGCAATCTAATAAGGATGAAAAGTGAGTAAAAAGAAGGCAACAAAGGTCTCTATTTAACAACATTCAcctcatctttaaaaaaaaaaaatgttttattctattcCAAACAGAGCTCAGAAAAAAGCAGAACAACCGGCCATCAGGGTCGGCTTCTTTCAGCTGGTAAAacaccttttttcccccacgGTGTTTTGGCACCCGGCCTCGCTACTCTAATGCAAGTGTGTGTAACACATCTTTGTCTCTCCAGTTCCGTTTTGCCTCATGCAAAGATGtgctgatgatggtggtgggCAGTGTGTGTGCGGTGCTGCACGGCTCGGCCCAGCCCCTCATGCTGCTGGTGTTCGGTCTGCTCACCGACACCTTCATCGAGTATGACATCGAGCTGAACGAGCTGAGCGATGACAGGAAGGAGTGTGTGAACAACACAATCCAGTGGAAGAACCTAACTGCAGTGGTGCTGAACCATTCAGACTGGAGCCTCATGAGCAATTCGACATGGGAGCCCAGGCCGTGTGGGTAAGGGAGTTGTGAAATGCATGACATGGGATTTGTTTTCAGCTACAGTGTGTACCAGTAATCTAATGGTGacactgcagattgtaacaaacacatGACTCCTCCGCTCACTCCTCTCATTCTCTGAGAACTACAGAGGCCTTCAcgtcattcttcttcatttgcactGTTAGCTGGTTGTCAGGTTGTAACAAGGCCTTTGTCAAAAGTATATATAACAAAGCTTATTCTAAAGCTACAAAAACCCAAAGACTAGATTAGACTCCCTTGATCCTACACCAGGGAACTTTACTTCACTTCAcagaataatataatacaataacgtaaagaacagaaatgtaaatgtgaaaagtGATATTTACCTATATCGATGTACACCTTTCACTACACTGTAGTGACTACAGAAAGTAAATTGAAAAACATCTGACAAATTATGTATTTGTACTAACATTCTTTGTTACACAATGCACTGGAataacagttttttatttgttcaggtTTATTTGTTCaggtttctctgtgtgtgtgttatgtcaCTTAATTCCCTCTACGTGTGTTGACTTTCAGGCTTCTAGACATCGAGTATGAAATGACCCAGTTTGCCTACTATTATGTTGGAATTGGAGCAGCTGTGTTCGTGCTTGGATACTTTCAGGTTAGTCTTtcaggacaaacacaaacacatcactcaAACCTTCGCATGTGAATGATAATGAATGATCCTGGTTGCAAAATAACTAAAGGTCTGAGCCACCTGTCAGTTTTTTGAAACCAGATGTTCACAGCTGTCACCTGCAACTAGAAATGATAGTTACTGTCTTATTTAGaaactcattttcccatagactcagttctttttgcaactagCAGAGTTGCCCCGGTAGCTATTTGTTATACTTTTATTTCTATGTTGGCATCCTCAGCAGAACCAGATGACTGCGTCCACCTCTTACAAATCAGTCTATGCCCAAACCCTATCAACATCGCTATGACCTCATCGCAGTAACTGTGCGTTCTCAGTCACGACAAAGCTGTGAACTCACAGTCCACAGGCTCAGGTGTACATCACTTGATCCCATGCAGATCTGTGTATAAAAATCTCTTGTACAATGAACAGATCTCACTGTGGGTGACAGCCGCTGCCAAGCAGATCCAGCTCATCAGGAGAATGTACTTCAGTAAAGTGATGAGGATGGAGATCGGCTGGTTTGACTGCACGTCTGTGGGTGAACTCAACACTCGCATGTCAGAGTGAGTGGAGCGACTGACCCCTGCCTCATAATGCCACGTGTGGAGTGTTGGTGTGAGCCATCTAACAGTGGACGTATCTGCGTTATAGTGATATCAACAAGATCAACGATGCCATCGCGGATCAAGTTGCCATTTTTTTGCAGCGCTTCACCACCTTCGTGTGTGGCTTCTGCATTGGCTTTGTCAAAGGTTGGAAGTTGACTCTTGTCATTGTTGCAGCAAGTCCTCTCATTGGTATTGGAGCTGGTTTTATGGCTCTGGTAagatttgatatttttttttaccttcaccTGGCTCCGGATTTCTTCTCCACTTATTGCatccctctgtttttttttctctgatccCAGTTTGTGGCTAAGCTGACAGGGATGGAGCTGCAGGCCTACGCTAAAGCTGGAGCTGTGGCTGACGAGGTCCTCTCCTCCATCAGGACCGTGGCTGCTTTCGGTGGGGAGAACAAAGAGGTGCAAAGGTAAAAGATGCAACAGGGGACATGGGGGCCCTACTTTGAACCTTTTCATGGTCGgtcttctggtttgaaaagtgaagcccaggaggTAGGATGGAAGAAGCAGTTAGCAACCAAGGAGTAACTCTGCTGGCTGAAAACAGGAggctgtttgaatggaagtctctGTAAAAATGAGCTTCTAATCTCACTTTATaaggtttttaaatgttctcaATAAGTATAGTTTCAGCTGATTTACGACAGTAATATTTAGGGCAGGTGCAATATTCTCTTTTTCATTGTGTGTTATTCATATTCTGTTGTCTCAACCATGCTGTGCGTTGCTCAAAGGCTGTTTTGCAATGTACACAAGACAAGATACTTTATTGTCATAGTAGTTACAAACAAAGCTATACATTATGCAAAACAACTAAATtacagctatatatatatatatatatatatatatatatatatatatatatatatatatatatatatatatatatacacacagtaatgCAAACTGCCTTGTTTTGGTTTAACAGGTATGACAGGAACCTGATCTCAGCGCAGCGCTGGGGCATCAGGAAGGGTCTGATTATGGGCTTCTTTACTGGATATATGTGGCTTATCATCTTTTTATGCTATGGACTGGCCTTCTGGTATGGCTCTAGTCTGGTGGTGGATGCTGCCGAGTACACACCAGGAACACTACTGCAGGTATCACACCCACCATAATGAAAAATGACCTGGTGTATACTGTAttcaatgttacacactgcgaaagttacacactgcagctttaaaaccaCTTTTTATTCTTACCagccaacacagacacagactgaaaaaaaggattttttgcAGCCACAATTAAATGACCTCCTCATTTCAGGTGTTCTTTGGTGTTTTGATTGCGGCAATGAATTTGGGACAGGCCTCCCCTTGTCTGGAGGCATTTGCTTCAGGCCGTGGCGCCGCCACCATCATCTTTGAGACTATTGACAGAGTGAGAAGCACATTGCAAGATTCTCACAAGAACGATCTTGAAATGATCCTgataataaactgtatattcacactgttttatttaaaaaaaacaaaaaaaacacaggagccGGAGATCGACTGTTTATCCGAGGCTGGATATAAGCTTGACAGAGTCAAAGGGGACATCGAGTTTCACAATGTGACCTTCTACTACCCGTCCAGACCCGAAGTCATGGTACTGGCTTATACACAACTGATGTTGAATTATACTCCTAAAAAAAGTTTAAGAAATATTCAATGTACCTGCTGCAATGTCTCTTGTACTCAGACACTGGACCAGCTCAGTGTTGCAGTAAAAACAGGAGAAACCACAGCCTTTGTTGGTCCAAGTGGAGCTGGGAAGAGTACAGCTGTTCAGCTCATCCAGCGCTTCTATGACCCAAAAGAGGGCATGGTAAGTTTTATCTTCATGTTCCTCGTATAATACACTGTGATTTGATCTTCCGACAACTCCCATGACACACTGTAACAGCTACTTCCTTCCTCTTAAGGTTTATTCTAGCGGCTACAAAAATAACATCCCCTCAGGATTTTGGAAGTGCATGATAATCTGTTAAATTATTCACTAACGGTCACATTTTCTCCACTTTCACTGTAATTAGAGGTCTGTCCGCACTTTCCTTTCTTATTCCTTTCAGGTTCTTGAGTAGGAAAAGGGCTCATTTAGCACACGACTAACTATCTAATTTGATGCATtgttggaaaagaaaaagaaaaaaaacagtactgAAAAGTCATTAAAGGTCAagagtgtaacatttaagaggcaATGGCAGGAATTGAATTAGCtacacatacatgtgtttgtCTACACATGCTTTTTCATAGTGTTAaaatcttcaagaagctcttgaaaacccagctcttccaagagtattttctgtcctagcacttaccctcccccctcccctgcactccTTCTGCCCTTGGATCCACCCATATCACCcatatcagtccactgttcctatctagtggagttctttgcAAGACGACTTCTATGTGGCTTATTCCTCTCTTTGGTAGTAGCCTTGCTTTACGATGACTGCCGTCTTGCACTGCCATTTATGGCAGCTTGCACTGTAGCGTCCCCGGCTGAATGATGGTCGAACTCCTTAAAGgtcacatagaccggaagctccaattaacgctgcgtttttgtgtgtatctgcgtcattacctcgtttatgaaaccctaaagtttcagaacaaacagttcagccactgctgagaaaatagtgttgtattgttttcctgggctctgcgaagcggatcgacacttccttaatttgatgtcgtcatcagaaatcctcaccaccgtagcgcctcccggtgcgggcactagtccgggcacatccggttgcgtacattcaaccgcagaagaagaagaagaactagtatcgttgtagctgctgagatgcagagcatccaccgtgccagagggggagctgtgtatctgagcgctggcctatctattacgtcacttccaggtacctggccaatcacaggacagtaggaaagctctcgatggctggccaatcacagcaactgtttggtctgaaacagcgcggctgacgagagcgtcagcgaggagatattttgatcggctcgtttgcagcgattaggaggtttttaatcatgaaaacaagttaatatatgtaagtagacctccataactaacatatatgtgtgatacaagcattctatgtcgcctttaactgATGGTTCATAGGTTTATTAACGTAAACGTTGCTCCAATAAAACACACTCTGAACACACCTTGAACACACCGTAAGAGCTAtggaataaacaaaaatattattaccAACTTTATAATGTTCATAACAAATCAAGAAACTGAAATAATTGTCCCTTTCAGACCGACAGACATATCCTACATCGCACCAAAACAACGTTATTGCTAGCTTAAAATACACTGGtataaaacaatgcaaaactATAAAAGGACATCACATTACTATTAAGCATTaagcacaacattaaaacaaaattatgaAAAACCTTGTGCCCTTATCAGCCAGGTGCTAAACGAAATTATTAGTAGACATTTTCTTAGCGTTTTTGAACTTTTAATTGACTCGTTTGTGCCGTGCAAACGCTGCAGATCTGCAGAttcgtcttttttttaatttccggTTACgctgtatcaaaataaaagcaccaacctaaaaacaggaaatgacggtaaaataaagaaaacaagtcaaactTTCAAGGAGATtacttataaaataaataactatggAAACgaaacattatgaaaatacactgtggcatattaaaggtcatttacatgcacagatGTGCATTTTgcaatagaaaaagaaaaggagacacGCTCCACAACTACATAAAGcattgttgcactctgcagtctcactgtTTGACGTCACTGATGTattcttacaaactggaccttcaAAAAGCATCAACAATCAATTTCAGTAAAATCAGTTGCTCACTGTGCCCTCCATCTTAGGTGACTCTGGATGGCCACGACATCAGAGGACTGAACATCCAATGGCTGCGCTCACTGATCGGCATTGTGGAGCAGGAGCCTGTGCTGTTTGCCACCACCATCGCTGAAAACATACGCTACGGTCGACCAGGCGTCTCTATGGAGGACATCATCACCGCTGCCAAGGAGGCCAACTCCTACAACTTCATCATGGACCTGCCACAGGTGGAGGATTCAGCGGTGTACAACAAACATGAGCAAAAACAATAAGACTGATTATTGTcccctgtcatttttttttatttaaaaagaaatttgaCACCTTGGTGGGTGAGGGTGGAGGTCAAATGAGTGGAGGTCAGAAGCAGCGCATTGCCATCGCTCGAGCACTGGTCAGGAATCCTCGCATCCTGCTGCTGGACATGGCGACCTCTGCCCTTGACAATGAGAGTGAGGCTATAGTTCAAGAGGCTCTGGATAAAGTAAGTGTGAGATCTAATCCGGTCTAATTTAATAAGAATAATCGGTTGGTCAGTTAGTCGGTCAGTCTTAATTAATGGTACTAATGGTAAATGGTGTGCATTTATATAGTACTTTCTAGTcatgatgaccactcaaagctgccgTACACGTTTTGCGATTCACcacttcacacacattcactcacacattctaacaacacagccgtcaggagcaacatggggttaagtgtcttgctcgaGGACACATCggtagacgagcagagccgggaatcaaacccacaccttttcagttgaaagacaattcGCTCAACCAGTGATGGTGTGGTGTGGTGATCGCTACTCTCCTTTTTCTTGGAATGCAGATGTTTAAGTCCCTTTTTAGTCAAAGTCTTATAAAGCGGGTAGATCAGGGTAAATTGTCAGCGTAAATACTACACTGCTCTAAATCTGAGTTTGCCATAGGTTCGCCTGGGTCGCACCACCATCTCCATCGCTCACCGACTCTCCACCATAAAGAACGCTGACGTGATCGTTGGGTTTGAGCATGGACGCGCGGTGGAGAAGGGCAAGCACAATGAGCTGCTGGAGAGGAAGGGAGTCTACTTTACGCTCGTTACCCTGCAGAGTCAAGGAGACAAGGCCCTGAACGAGAAGGCTCGACAAAGTGGGTCCAACTGAGGGGGACAATGTCtccacaagaaaaaaacaatatgcagACATCATCACGCACTGAAACTGTCTCTTTTTCATTAGTgtctgaaaaagaagaagagccaGCGAGGCTGAATATATCCAGAGCAGGAAGCTACCGTGCTAGTTTGAGgtagaacacaaacacattccacCACCTCCCGACCTTCATTACTTG
This genomic interval from Solea solea chromosome 2, fSolSol10.1, whole genome shotgun sequence contains the following:
- the LOC131450481 gene encoding bile salt export pump-like, giving the protein MPTGSVKLQSIKKLGQENHSYEVSHDEPNDSYMTITQSNKDEKAQKKAEQPAIRVGFFQLFRFASCKDVLMMVVGSVCAVLHGSAQPLMLLVFGLLTDTFIEYDIELNELSDDRKECVNNTIQWKNLTAVVLNHSDWSLMSNSTWEPRPCGLLDIEYEMTQFAYYYVGIGAAVFVLGYFQISLWVTAAAKQIQLIRRMYFSKVMRMEIGWFDCTSVGELNTRMSDDINKINDAIADQVAIFLQRFTTFVCGFCIGFVKGWKLTLVIVAASPLIGIGAGFMALFVAKLTGMELQAYAKAGAVADEVLSSIRTVAAFGGENKEVQRYDRNLISAQRWGIRKGLIMGFFTGYMWLIIFLCYGLAFWYGSSLVVDAAEYTPGTLLQVFFGVLIAAMNLGQASPCLEAFASGRGAATIIFETIDREPEIDCLSEAGYKLDRVKGDIEFHNVTFYYPSRPEVMTLDQLSVAVKTGETTAFVGPSGAGKSTAVQLIQRFYDPKEGMVTLDGHDIRGLNIQWLRSLIGIVEQEPVLFATTIAENIRYGRPGVSMEDIITAAKEANSYNFIMDLPQKFDTLVGEGGGQMSGGQKQRIAIARALVRNPRILLLDMATSALDNESEAIVQEALDKVRLGRTTISIAHRLSTIKNADVIVGFEHGRAVEKGKHNELLERKGVYFTLVTLQSQGDKALNEKARQMSEKEEEPARLNISRAGSYRASLRSSIRQRSRSQLSNLIPESSVPIVGELGPRAYSVSQADKSKNVPEEEEEEEEFIEPAPVSRILKYNLPEWPYMLFGSIGAAINGGVNPVYSLLFSQILATFSVTDPVAQRKEIDSICLFFVMVGVVSFFTQMLQGYAFSKSGELLTRRLRRLGFHAMLGQEIGWFDDHRNSPGALTTRLATDASQVQGATGSQIGMIVNSITNIGVAILMSFFFSWKLTMLILCFLPFIALSGGFQARMLTGFAKQDKQAMEAAGQISGEALNNIRTIAGLGKERNFVDMYETQLVAPFEAALKKANVYGACYGFAQCVVFLTNAASYRFGGYLVRQEGLHFSLVFRVISAIVTSGTALGRASSYTPDYAKAKISAARFFQLLDRVPQISVYSDRGEKWDNFQGNIEFIDCKFTYPTRPDIQVLNGLNVSVKPGQTLAFVGSSGCGKSTSVQLLERFYDPDHGRVLIDGHDSTRVNVPFLRSKIGIVSQEPILFDCSIAENIKYGDNSREIGMNDVISAAKKAQLHDFVMALPEKYDTNVGAQGSQLSRGQKQRIAIARAIIRDPKILLLDEATSALDTESEKIVQEALDKAREGRTCIVIAHRLSTIQNSNTIAVMSRGLLVEKGAHDQLMALNGAYHKLVTTGAPIS